The following proteins are encoded in a genomic region of Amyelois transitella isolate CPQ chromosome 14, ilAmyTran1.1, whole genome shotgun sequence:
- the LOC106141820 gene encoding DNA polymerase beta-like isoform X2, whose amino-acid sequence MSKRKNPSGANNQNADFCDFLIELSEYEKNVTRNIHKFNAYRKAAGVLAAYHKRIESGDEAKKLEGIGEKISKKIDEFLQTGKLRKLEDIHQDGQAKAINLLTRVSGIGPVKAAELVKSGITSIDGLRLHLDKLNHHQIIGLKYFEDFEKKIPRSEIQEIERKLREIILDLDTEFTVTICGSYRRGKAESGDIDVLVTRPSLKVSEGKKKRGETLLKSIVEQLKESLVTDVISIGDTKFMGVCRLSSEFPYRRLDIRLIPCEQYHCAVLYFTGSDVFNKTMRAHALEQGFTLNEYSLRPVGVTGVPGEMIPIASEQEIFEYINYPYKNPEERNM is encoded by the exons ATGAGCAAACGTAAAAATCCCTCCGGAGCCAATAACCAAAATGCAGATTTTTgcgattttttaatagaattatcggaatatgaaaaaaatgtaacgcgtaatattcataaatttaacGCATATAGGAAAGCCGCCGGTGTTTTAGCAGCATATcataaaagaatagaatcTGGAGATGAAGCTAAGAAATTAGAAGGTATAGGGGAGAAAATATCTAAGAAAATTGATGAATTTCTTCAAACCggtaaattaagaaaattagaAGACATACATCAGGATGGACAGGCAAAGGCTATTAATTTGCTTACACGTGTATCTGGCATTGGTCCGGTGAAGGCGGCTGAACTCGTGAAGAGCGGAATCACATCCATCGATGGTTTAAGGCTCCACTTGGATAAACTGAACCATCATCAAATAATCGGtttaaa ATATTTCGAagattttgaaaagaaaattcctCGATCAGAAATACAGGAAATAGAAAGAAAATTGAGAGAAATCATACTTGATTTGGATACCGAGTTTACAGTAACGATATGTGGTAGTTACAG gcgTGGCAAAGCAGAGAGCGGCGATATTGATGTTCTTGTAACCCGCCCTAGCTTGAAAGTAAGCGAAGGGAAGAAAAAACGAGGAGAAACTCTTTTGAAATCTATTGTAGAGCAGTTGAAAGAAAGTCTGGTTACAGATGTTATATCAATAGGAGATACAAAATTTATG GGGGTATGTCGTCTTTCGAGTGAGTTTCCATATCGCCGCCTGGACATCCGGCTGATCCCGTGCGAGCAGTACCACTGCGCAGTGCTTTACTTTACTGGCAGTGACGTGTTCAACAAGACGATGCGTGCGCATGCGCTGGAACAGGGGTTCACGCTCAACGAGTACTCTTTGCGTCCCGTCGGAGTTACGG GTGTGCCGGGAGAGATGATCCCTATTGCATCAGAACAAGAAATATTTGAGTATATAAACTATCCATACAAAAACCCAGAAGAACGAAATATGtga
- the LOC106141820 gene encoding DNA polymerase beta-like isoform X1, producing the protein MAGVWSFHCNIKGLESMSKRKNPSGANNQNADFCDFLIELSEYEKNVTRNIHKFNAYRKAAGVLAAYHKRIESGDEAKKLEGIGEKISKKIDEFLQTGKLRKLEDIHQDGQAKAINLLTRVSGIGPVKAAELVKSGITSIDGLRLHLDKLNHHQIIGLKYFEDFEKKIPRSEIQEIERKLREIILDLDTEFTVTICGSYRRGKAESGDIDVLVTRPSLKVSEGKKKRGETLLKSIVEQLKESLVTDVISIGDTKFMGVCRLSSEFPYRRLDIRLIPCEQYHCAVLYFTGSDVFNKTMRAHALEQGFTLNEYSLRPVGVTGVPGEMIPIASEQEIFEYINYPYKNPEERNM; encoded by the exons ATGGCTGGAGTATGGAGTTTTCATTGTAATATtaaag gtCTCGAAAGCATGAGCAAACGTAAAAATCCCTCCGGAGCCAATAACCAAAATGCAGATTTTTgcgattttttaatagaattatcggaatatgaaaaaaatgtaacgcgtaatattcataaatttaacGCATATAGGAAAGCCGCCGGTGTTTTAGCAGCATATcataaaagaatagaatcTGGAGATGAAGCTAAGAAATTAGAAGGTATAGGGGAGAAAATATCTAAGAAAATTGATGAATTTCTTCAAACCggtaaattaagaaaattagaAGACATACATCAGGATGGACAGGCAAAGGCTATTAATTTGCTTACACGTGTATCTGGCATTGGTCCGGTGAAGGCGGCTGAACTCGTGAAGAGCGGAATCACATCCATCGATGGTTTAAGGCTCCACTTGGATAAACTGAACCATCATCAAATAATCGGtttaaa ATATTTCGAagattttgaaaagaaaattcctCGATCAGAAATACAGGAAATAGAAAGAAAATTGAGAGAAATCATACTTGATTTGGATACCGAGTTTACAGTAACGATATGTGGTAGTTACAG gcgTGGCAAAGCAGAGAGCGGCGATATTGATGTTCTTGTAACCCGCCCTAGCTTGAAAGTAAGCGAAGGGAAGAAAAAACGAGGAGAAACTCTTTTGAAATCTATTGTAGAGCAGTTGAAAGAAAGTCTGGTTACAGATGTTATATCAATAGGAGATACAAAATTTATG GGGGTATGTCGTCTTTCGAGTGAGTTTCCATATCGCCGCCTGGACATCCGGCTGATCCCGTGCGAGCAGTACCACTGCGCAGTGCTTTACTTTACTGGCAGTGACGTGTTCAACAAGACGATGCGTGCGCATGCGCTGGAACAGGGGTTCACGCTCAACGAGTACTCTTTGCGTCCCGTCGGAGTTACGG GTGTGCCGGGAGAGATGATCCCTATTGCATCAGAACAAGAAATATTTGAGTATATAAACTATCCATACAAAAACCCAGAAGAACGAAATATGtga
- the LOC106140470 gene encoding ATP-dependent DNA helicase Q5, whose product MDNLTQKLFECFGHRKFKSVLQEQAVRAIARGVHDVYVSMPTGSGKSLCFQLPAMLQDNKVAVVFSPLLALIKDQIDHLAKHKIAAESINSKMSTKDRESVINDLKSMRPSTRFLYVTPEQAATGTFQSIFDHLVKYKKVSYVVVDEAHCVSEWGHDFRPDYLKLGNLREKYKSVPWVALTATASAEVANDILTNLKLLQPVAKYKTQSFRRNLYYDVIYQNCIQDEVGHLLEFLKKSLGAQDNVKPKDKNAVIVYCRTREQTEDIANMLTKKGLHSLAYHGGMKSVDRIRVQEQWTQGEYPCVCATVSFGMGVDKAAVRAVAHWGLAQNVAAYYQESGRAGRDGKPAFCRIYYCTRERNAVDFLLKTELGRAKTPEQKQRCKNAYRSFEIMVKYCEEVKCRHKTFAEYFGEEPPRCVDRCDACADERNTRRALEQHQRRAMSVRLERAGFGPASAADVDTSDLYGEGRVGQTRDMESYYGVASDESDGESSRRRVAEETRSLIQKEFASRKKQSDNKRQNDEESAKYSKCKAAGSTGTKVNGLTVAVREGNLSLLIDALNNNLNNMKDTDNPDKPLSRHDIEQCAIELEYEIFSSNTVISLYRRAIVKLISAIKSCKDHLYPKLKNFEPKKRNTLGEFVKDFESKQKSEKSHAFVTASQLHSANLSSKKEARAVSKAEKETKRKANSFKRDLLTQTKLQNFFKKASDESCPSTPIESDEDDQGLVIDENLNNNSDDTTLKLEEIDNSINLHNETTLKLYDTENKCKEKSIVINITLQGVRSSEKNIHKKENDKLKAAGEELQNIKPTAKRKIKALFGESSDSETELVPKKVKIENHFKSSKNRVSHYNKNSEKSEKHKSSPDKKRKRHEKHESKKDLNVTISDAESEKELVIDESAELSPRKRLIHSNEIDSLLSSKSEEKSLEDTIQLDIENENVKANQLEIRIDEKPNFEFKETLNNSDDQFNVSVEEEKLDKAHRLSKEAEDVLEKLKKFSELPLTSAELSVESKQLEAKEPSPVKHVEKEPYNHKSKHSLTLSKTSKQLIGSNGHHKEKHHKIEKHGKPHKKEKIKVETDTTENKHHKENQETSSHQAKEGSKDKKHNKKETGAKKVDLAELVVKLLMPYYKHKKISSRDLFKITARHIVHQLLAIQVTEEAAINMLLKKAFKKEIKIENESDLVVKLNLSKDM is encoded by the exons ATGGATAATTTGACTCAGAAATTGTTTGAGTGTTTTGGCCaccgaaaattcaaaagtGTACTTCAAGAACAAGCTGTAAGAGCTATTGCTAgag GAGTCCATGATGTCTATGTGTCGATGCCAACTGGTTCTGGGAAGTCTTTGTGCTTTCAATTGCCGGCAATGCTTCAGGATAACAAAGTGGCTGTTGTTTTCTCACCATTGCTGGCCCTTATAAAAGACCAAATTGATCATCTTGCTAAGCACAAGATCGCTGCTGAATCTATAAACTCAAAAATGTCTACAAAAGACAGAGAAAGTGTCATAAATGATTTGAAGAGCATGCGACCCAGCACaagatttttgtatgtaacacCAGAACAGGCTGCAACTGGAACATTTCAATCTATTTTTGACCATCTTGTAAAGTACAAGAAAGTGTCTTATGTTGTGGTTGATGAAGCACATTGCGTCAGTGAATGGGGCCATGATTTTCGCcctgattatttaaaattgggcAATTTGAGAGAGAAATACAAGAGTGTCCCTTGGGTTGCTCTCACAGCCACAGCTAGTGCTGAGGTTGCTAATGACATTCTGACGAATCTCAAGCTGTTGCAACCTgttgcaaaatataaaacacaaagttTCAGAAGGAATCTCTATTATGatgttatttatcaaaattgtaTTCAGGATGAAGTTGGTCATTTGCTAGAGTTTTTGAAGAAAAGTTTGGGCGCACAAGATAATGTGAAACCT aaaGATAAAAATGCTGTAATTGTATATTGCCGGACACGTGAGCAGACAGAAGACATAGCAAACATGCTAACCAAGAAAGGGCTGCACTCACTGGCATATCATGGAG GTATGAAGTCTGTGGATCGTATCAGAGTGCAAGAGCAGTGGACACAGGGCGAGTATCCATGCGTGTGTGCAACGGTTTCATTCGGAATGGGGGTTGATAAAGCAGCTGTCCGCGCCGTTGCACACTGGGGGCTTGCGCAGAATGTCGCCGCATATTATCAG gAATCTGGCAGAGCAGGACGTGATGGAAAGCCGGCATTCTGCCGAATCTATTATTGCACCAGAGAGAGGAATGCTGTAGATTTCTTACTCAAAACTGAATTGGGTCGCGCGAAAACACCTGAGCAGAAGCAGCGTTGTAAAAACGCATATAGAAGTTTCGAAATCATGGTGAAATATTGTGAAGAAGTCAA ATGTCGTCACAAAACGTTTGCGGAGTACTTCGGCGAGGAACCCCCACGTTGCGTGGACCGCTGCGACGCGTGCGCAGACGAGCGCAACACGCGGCGTGCGCTGGAGCAGCATCAGCGCCGCGCCATGTCCGTGCGGCTCGAGCGCGCCGGCTTCGGCCCGGCCTCCGCTGCCGACGTCGACACGTCAGATTTGTACGGCGAGGGCCGCGTGGGGCAGACACG tgaCATGGAATCATATTACGGCGTAGCCAGCGACGAGTCTGACGGCGAAAGCAGCCGGCGCCGCGTGGCCGAGGAGACCCGCTCGCTCATACAGAAAGAGTTCGCCAGCAGAAAAAAGCAAAGCGACAACAAGAGGCAAAACGATGAGGAGTCTGCGAAATATTCCAAATGCAAAGCGGCTGGCAGCACTGGAACTaaa gTGAACGGTTTGACTGTGGCAGTTCGAGAAGGGAATCTTTCACTGCTCATAGACGCTCtgaacaataatttaaataatatgaagGATACAGATAATCCCGATAAGCCGTTGTCTCGTCACGACATAGAACAGTGCGCAATCGAGTTGGAGTACGAAATATTCTCCAGTAATACTGTAATAAGTCTGTACAGAAGGGCAATCGTTAAACTG atatctGCAATAAAGTCTTGCAAAGACCACCTTTATCCGAAACTGAAAAATTTCGAGCCGAAAAAGCGAAATACACTTGGTGAATTTGTGAAAGACTTTGAATCGAAACAGAAAAGTGAAAAAAGTCATGCCTTTGTTACAGCTTCACAGTTGCATTCTG ctaaTTTATCAAGTAAAAAAGAGGCAAGAGCTGTGTCTAAAGCGGAAAAGGAAACGAAACGAAAAGCCAATTCATTTAAAAGAGACCTACTAACGCAAACAAAACTTcagaatttctttaaaaaagcaTCTGATGAATCGTGTCCGTCTACTCCGATCGAAAGCGACGAGGACGACCAGGGTCTGGTCATAGATGAAAATCTCAATAATAATAGTGATGATActactttaaaattagaagaaaTTGACAACTCAATTAACTTACATAATGAAACCACTCTTAAACTCTATGATACCGAGAATAAATGCAAAGAAAAATCCatagtaataaacataacttTGCAAGGTGTAAGAAGTAGTGAGaagaatatacataaaaaagaaaatgataaaCTCAAGGCGGCAGGAGAAGAACTTCAGAATATTAAGCCAACAGCAAAGAGAAAAATTAAGGCGCTATTTGGTGAATCATCCGACAGCGAAACAGAATTAGTCcccaaaaaagttaaaattgaaaaccaCTTCAAATCTAGTAAAAACAGAGTCTCACATTATAATAAGAATTCAGAGAAATctgaaaaacataaaagttcacctgataagaaaagaaaaagacatGAAAAGCATGAATCTAAAAAGGATCTCAATGTTACTATCTCAGATGCTGAATCGGAAAAAGAATTAGTCATTGACGAATCAGCAGAATTAAGTCCTCGCAAAAGATTGATACATTCAAATGAAATAGACAGTTTACTGAGCTCTAAATCAGAAGAAAAAAGTTTAGAGGATACTATACAATTGGATATCGAGAACGAAAACGTAAAAGCAAATCAGTTGGAAATTAGAATAGATGAAAAACCAAATTTTGAGTTTAaagaaacattaaataatagtGATGATCAATTTAATGTAAGTGTAGAGGAAGAAAAGCTGGACAAAGCACATAGACTGAGTAAGGAAGCAGAAGATGTGCTAGAAAAGTTAAAGAAATTTTCAGAATTGCCACTGACATCCGCTGAGCTTAGTGTGGAGTCCAAACAGCTGGAGGCTAAAGAACCTTCTCCTGTCAAACATGTGGAAAAAGAACCATATAATCATAAATCTAAACATAGTTTAACCTTAAGTAAAACATCGAAACAACTCATCGGTTCTAATGGTCATCACAAAGAAAAACATCACAAGATTGAAAAGCACGGTAAACCACATAAGAAGGAAAAGATAAAAGTGGAAACAGATACCACAGAAAATAAACATCACAAAGAAAATCAAGAAACTTCTAGTCACCAAGCGAAAGAAGGAAGTAAAGATAAAaagcataataaaaaagagacTGGAGCAAAGAAAGTAGATCTAGCAGAGCTAGTGGTAAAGTTGTTGATGCcgtattacaaacataaaaagatAAGCAGTAGGGATCTGTTTAAAATAACTGCGCGACACATTGTGCATCAACTGCTTGCGATACAAGTCACAG AAGAAGCAGCAATCAATATGTTGCTGAAGAAAGCCTTCAAAAAGGAGATCAAGATCGAAAACGAAAGTGATTTagtagttaaattaaatttaagcaaAGACATGtaa